One Trichoderma asperellum chromosome 5, complete sequence genomic region harbors:
- a CDS encoding uncharacterized protein (EggNog:ENOG41) has protein sequence MGQDWESKILRISPADELTFWAGLAFVFVDYWACPKCYKLHHFIPLDLLDESLSRHPPLCGVDLSRGAFAEESYRLQYHHIQLALKFSRLGNSYYSKYLAALMKKHTYTDASTRDLFSKSYTAEPRIIDSRFFLREEWKISNSIFSLVDTIDIHRFLIPVCPHLRIICGGVWLSRRCKEAFGRISKHARAITGLEDGIESALAHPGQWISVSCPRCPTDCDIKVSKGLNKVKVMAWHDFGIEGSPLDGGWEAHVESGSYTDWLTPGPTLADRNNSVRNIWSDITRNR, from the coding sequence ATGGGGCAGGACTGGGAGTCGAAGATCTTGAGAATCTCTCCAGCCGATGAGCTGACATTTTGGGCAGGCCTGGCATTTGTTTTCGTGGACTATTGGGCTTGTCCGAAATGCTACAAGCTGCATCATTTCATTCCTTTAGACTTACTAGACGAGAGTCTGTCCAGGCACCCTCCTCTCTGCGGGGTCGATCTCTCTCGAGGGGCGTTTGCAGAAGAGAGTTATCGTCTCCAGTATCACCACATACAGCTCGCGCTAAAGTTCTCCCGCCTGGGCAACAGCTACTACTCGAAATACCTGGCAGCATTGATGAAGAAGCATACGTATACGGACGCGTCAACGAGAGACCTCTTTTCAAAATCCTACACGGCCGAGCCCAGGATTATAGACAGCCGATTCTTCCTGCGAGAAGAGTGGAAGATCAGCAACTCCATATTTTCCTTGGTCGACACCATCGACATCCACCGCTTTCTCATCCCCGTATGCCCACACTTACGCATCATCTGCGGCGGAGTCTGGCTTTCCCGCAGGTGCAAGGAGGCATTCGGCAGGATATCTAAACACGCACGTGCCATCACCGGACTCGAAGACGGGATCGAGTCGGCTTTGGCACACCCAGGGCAGTGGATATCTGTTTCTTGTCCGCGTTGCCCTACCGACTGCGATATCAAAGTCTCCAAGGGACTGAATAAGGTGAAGGTTATGGCTTGGCACGATTTTGGGATAGAAGGGTCGCCGTTGGATGGCGGCTGGGAGGCCCATGTTGAATCTGGGTCTTACACCGACTGGCTTACGCCAGGGCCTACTTTGGCCGATCGAAACAACAGTGTTCGAAACATATGGTCGGATATTACGCGTAATAGGTGA